Proteins co-encoded in one Bacillus paramycoides genomic window:
- a CDS encoding lumazine-binding protein, which yields MIMLIVVIALLVTALAACGNNRNPEEVATAYFEDAKEGNVKDFGELFTPKAKKIVAFAGGNADLMKSVSKDLKSYKIRKVEEKNEIATVTVDAVYKGNAKKVIVIELEKTDDG from the coding sequence ATGATCATGTTAATAGTTGTAATAGCTTTATTAGTTACAGCACTTGCAGCATGTGGAAATAATCGTAATCCTGAAGAAGTTGCTACAGCGTATTTCGAAGATGCAAAAGAAGGAAATGTTAAAGATTTTGGCGAGTTATTCACTCCTAAAGCGAAGAAAATTGTTGCTTTTGCGGGTGGAAATGCAGACCTAATGAAATCGGTTAGCAAGGATCTTAAAAGCTATAAAATTCGAAAAGTCGAAGAGAAAAATGAAATTGCTACAGTAACTGTTGATGCTGTATATAAAGGTAATGCTAAAAAAGTAATCGTAATTGAACTAGAGAAAACGGATGATGGTTGA
- a CDS encoding LysR family transcriptional regulator has product MELRHLVTFKTIVEKDGFKRAADHLGYAQSSVTTHIKELERELGKPLFDRLGKKVVLTQYGHHFLSYATKIIDLYSQALNTNDEPIGNLIIGISESLTIGRIPPILLEYKRLYPKVNLSLKSIDNYDVTSYLQNGDIDLALILEKDDLSLPELFTENLKREKMVLIRPNDSEDSSTVLYTERSCSYKSVFEHYINYKQMDVKESLDFQSIEAIKQCVRSGLGISLVPYFSVKEELLTNKLSGEEVSPEHPSISTFLAYHKDKWLSPAIVKMIELIREHAKGWE; this is encoded by the coding sequence ATGGAACTCAGACATCTGGTCACATTTAAAACGATTGTAGAGAAAGATGGCTTTAAAAGAGCAGCTGATCATCTGGGTTATGCTCAATCGTCCGTTACCACACATATTAAAGAACTAGAGAGAGAATTAGGAAAACCATTATTTGATCGACTAGGTAAAAAAGTAGTGCTGACTCAATATGGTCACCACTTTTTATCGTATGCGACCAAAATCATTGATTTATATTCACAAGCTTTAAACACCAATGATGAACCGATAGGAAATCTTATTATAGGTATTTCTGAATCACTCACAATAGGCCGTATTCCCCCAATCCTACTTGAATATAAGAGATTATATCCGAAGGTTAATCTCTCTTTAAAATCAATCGATAATTATGATGTTACATCATACTTACAAAATGGAGATATTGATCTTGCATTGATACTAGAGAAAGATGATTTATCCCTTCCAGAACTTTTTACGGAAAATCTGAAAAGAGAAAAGATGGTTCTAATACGCCCTAACGACAGTGAGGACTCTAGTACAGTACTATATACCGAACGATCATGCAGTTATAAATCTGTTTTTGAACACTATATAAATTACAAGCAAATGGATGTAAAGGAGAGTCTCGACTTTCAAAGTATTGAGGCTATAAAGCAATGTGTTAGAAGTGGACTTGGTATTTCACTCGTTCCTTATTTCTCCGTAAAAGAAGAGCTGCTCACAAACAAATTGTCGGGTGAAGAAGTATCACCAGAGCATCCTTCCATTTCTACTTTCCTTGCTTACCACAAAGATAAATGGCTTTCACCAGCTATTGTAAAAATGATTGAATTGATAAGAGAACATGCTAAGGGATGGGAATAA
- a CDS encoding NADH:flavin oxidoreductase produces the protein MTNNNLLFETVKLGSITIDNRVGVAPMTRTSATPEGVATDEMVNYYAKFARGGFSLIITEGTYLDDAYSQGYFDQPGIINDKQIEGWKKVTDAVHQEDGKIFLQLMHAGALSQGNCFVRGTIGPSVVEPKGQQMKVYGGNGKFPVPKEATKEDIKVVIKGFAEAAKNAREAGFDGVEIHGANGYILDQFSTDYTNNRIDEYGGTTENRVRLLVEVSKAVREAVGEEYPVGIRISQGKINDYFHKWADKEKDAEIIFGQLGQAGLDFIHVTEFEAWQPAFSEDEGTSATDSAFGTGSTLAALAKKYSKLPVIANGSLHDPEKAKEIIEKDESDVITLGRGALANYDWVNKVKDGVQPDEFVPEKTLSPDAKIKGFEV, from the coding sequence ATGACAAACAACAATTTACTTTTCGAAACCGTGAAATTAGGTAGTATTACGATTGACAATCGCGTGGGTGTTGCTCCAATGACACGCACAAGCGCTACACCAGAAGGTGTAGCCACTGACGAAATGGTTAATTATTATGCGAAATTTGCTCGTGGAGGATTTAGTTTAATCATAACTGAAGGAACATATCTAGATGATGCTTATAGTCAAGGATATTTCGATCAACCTGGTATCATTAATGACAAACAAATTGAGGGTTGGAAAAAGGTTACAGATGCTGTTCATCAAGAGGACGGAAAAATATTTCTTCAATTAATGCATGCTGGTGCCTTATCTCAAGGAAATTGTTTTGTAAGGGGCACAATCGGACCATCAGTGGTTGAACCCAAAGGACAACAAATGAAGGTTTATGGTGGTAATGGTAAATTCCCAGTACCTAAAGAAGCAACAAAAGAAGATATTAAAGTGGTAATTAAAGGGTTTGCTGAGGCTGCAAAGAATGCTAGAGAAGCTGGTTTTGATGGCGTTGAAATCCACGGTGCTAATGGGTACATCCTAGATCAGTTTTCAACTGATTATACTAATAATAGAATTGATGAATATGGCGGCACTACTGAAAATCGTGTTCGTTTATTGGTGGAAGTTTCAAAGGCAGTGCGTGAAGCGGTTGGAGAAGAGTATCCAGTAGGTATCAGAATTTCTCAGGGGAAAATAAATGACTATTTCCATAAGTGGGCTGATAAAGAAAAAGATGCTGAAATTATTTTTGGTCAGTTAGGACAAGCAGGACTAGACTTTATCCATGTAACAGAATTTGAAGCATGGCAACCTGCATTCTCTGAAGACGAAGGAACAAGCGCAACAGATTCAGCATTTGGAACTGGATCTACTCTTGCAGCATTAGCTAAAAAGTACAGCAAATTACCTGTTATCGCAAATGGAAGCCTTCATGACCCAGAAAAAGCAAAAGAAATTATCGAAAAAGATGAATCTGATGTTATCACTTTAGGTCGTGGAGCTCTTGCTAACTATGACTGGGTAAACAAAGTGAAAGATGGAGTACAACCAGACGAATTTGTACCAGAAAAGACATTAAGTCCTGACGCTAAAATCAAAGGATTTGAAGTGTAA
- a CDS encoding helix-turn-helix transcriptional regulator has product MKLDVNELAEYLANNPFRVEGVYRYAKNPGVPCAESTDSFPGFVFPLTGKTQFQFNGTLYILSPGKVIHGGAKMTLAHKMLGEINWEYILVLYRISNSEREDSGFTHQHFELLTGQSPRLVELLMRLWDVYNQRGGISMFQAEMLFREALNEALLSVVNRENNYESHTLFERISSYVHEYYYKDITIHTLTEQNNVNRNHLSYVFRKHAGMGPAEYLLNYRIKMAQKMLCTSGVPVQQIAQAVGIADPFYFSRVFKKRVGISPTKSRENFINNPY; this is encoded by the coding sequence GTGAAGTTGGACGTGAATGAGTTAGCAGAGTATCTTGCCAATAATCCTTTCCGAGTAGAAGGAGTATATCGTTATGCTAAAAATCCAGGTGTGCCTTGTGCTGAGTCTACAGATTCTTTCCCAGGATTTGTATTTCCACTTACAGGGAAGACGCAATTTCAATTTAATGGTACGCTGTATATCCTTTCCCCAGGAAAAGTTATACATGGGGGTGCAAAAATGACATTAGCCCATAAAATGCTTGGTGAAATAAACTGGGAATATATTCTTGTTTTATATCGGATAAGCAATTCAGAACGAGAAGACTCTGGCTTTACTCATCAGCATTTTGAATTATTAACAGGACAATCTCCTCGTCTTGTCGAATTACTTATGCGTCTTTGGGATGTGTATAATCAGCGTGGAGGCATTTCGATGTTTCAGGCCGAAATGCTGTTTCGCGAAGCGTTGAATGAAGCTTTATTAAGTGTTGTCAATAGAGAAAACAACTATGAGTCGCATACTTTATTCGAACGAATATCTAGTTACGTTCATGAATACTATTATAAAGATATTACAATACATACGCTTACAGAACAAAATAATGTTAATCGAAATCATCTTTCTTACGTGTTTAGAAAGCATGCAGGTATGGGGCCAGCAGAATATTTATTGAACTATCGTATAAAGATGGCTCAAAAAATGTTATGTACAAGTGGTGTGCCTGTACAACAAATTGCGCAGGCTGTTGGAATCGCAGACCCTTTTTATTTTAGTAGAGTTTTCAAGAAGCGAGTTGGCATTTCGCCTACTAAATCTCGCGAGAATTTCATCAATAATCCATACTAA
- a CDS encoding DsbA family oxidoreductase: MTVKIKVYSDYVCPFCFLAEQPLEEAIKGKDVEIEWMPYELRPFPNETLKPEGHYLQNTWRQSVYPMAERMGVNIVLPQVSPQPYTHLAFEGYQYAKGNEYNKRILKAFFQEEQDMGDINVLTKLAREVNLNTDEYRSALETRKYREAHQQALHHAYEEANISAVPTFIIGDTKVSGIRSKESLEDIIAEEISKKQSDFPEGMACGINGC, encoded by the coding sequence ATGACGGTAAAGATAAAGGTATATTCTGATTACGTTTGTCCTTTTTGTTTTCTAGCTGAACAGCCATTGGAGGAAGCGATTAAAGGAAAGGATGTAGAAATAGAGTGGATGCCTTATGAATTGCGTCCTTTCCCGAATGAAACTCTAAAGCCTGAAGGTCACTATCTACAAAACACTTGGAGACAATCTGTTTATCCTATGGCAGAAAGAATGGGAGTTAATATAGTACTTCCACAAGTTTCTCCGCAACCATATACTCATTTGGCATTCGAAGGTTATCAATATGCGAAGGGAAACGAATATAACAAACGTATACTAAAAGCCTTTTTCCAAGAAGAACAAGATATGGGTGATATTAATGTACTGACTAAGCTAGCTCGCGAAGTCAATTTAAATACCGATGAGTACCGTTCAGCTCTAGAAACGAGAAAGTATCGGGAAGCACATCAACAAGCACTTCATCATGCATATGAAGAAGCAAATATCTCGGCAGTGCCCACTTTTATTATTGGCGATACAAAAGTATCTGGCATTCGTTCCAAAGAATCTCTTGAAGATATTATTGCAGAAGAAATTAGTAAAAAGCAGTCTGATTTTCCAGAGGGTATGGCGTGCGGAATTAATGGTTGCTAA
- a CDS encoding cupin domain-containing protein yields the protein MNDDQIQIFKANGDFIWHEHPNTDKLFIVFEGEMFIDFRDGQVKISKGEMFIVPRGVEHKPFTEKESHIMLVEPKREMD from the coding sequence ATGAATGATGATCAAATTCAGATTTTTAAAGCTAATGGAGATTTTATATGGCATGAGCATCCTAATACGGATAAGCTATTTATTGTGTTTGAAGGGGAGATGTTCATCGATTTTCGTGATGGACAGGTGAAAATTTCTAAGGGCGAGATGTTTATTGTCCCGAGAGGCGTTGAGCATAAACCTTTCACTGAAAAGGAATCCCACATCATGTTGGTAGAGCCTAAAAGGGAAATGGATTGA